The Verrucomicrobiota bacterium genome includes the window GTCGGGCGCAAGTGTGGAGTCCCGCGTCGAGAGCGCGCGCATTCTGCTGTCCACGCGCAAGATCAACGAGGGCATCCTTGGAAGGTTAGGATCCGTTTTGTCAGAGGGCACGGGCCCGTTACAAATGCAGTTGATCGAGGTTTTGGGGGGCTTGCAGGACGCTGAAGCGGGCTCCTTGTTGGTGAGTGTGCTGCCGAAGCTGGGCGGGGAGGGGCAAGCGGCGGCCGTGAGCCAGATTTTAAAGCGCGCTCCTTGGTCCCTGGCCTTGGTGCAGGCTTTGGACTCGGGTGCGGTCCGCTACGAAATTCTCGGGCCCGCCAACGCTTATCGGCTTCGCCAGCATCCGGACAATCAGGTGGCCGAGAGGGCGGCCGCCGTGATCGCCAGGCTGCGCGGGCCTGAGATGAAGGAAAAGGATGCGTTGATCGCCCGATTCGTGAAGGAAGTTGAGAAACCGGGCAATACCGCCAAAGGGAAGGAACTGTTCAACGTCAACTGCGGGGTTTGCCATCAGTTCGGGGGGGGAGGCAAGTACGTGGGGCCTCCTTTGGACGGCATTGGAGCGCATGGACCGTCGGAATTGCTGGTCCACATTCTGGATCCCAATCGAGAAGTTGATTTGAGTTTCACAGCGTGGAGCATCGAGACGAAGGACGGGGAATCTTTGCAGGGGGTGATCGCGCGGGAAAACAACGCGATGATCGCACTGCGAGACGCGTCCGGGGAGAGGGAAGTGCCCAAGACCACGGTCGCTTCGAGGAGGAATACGGGTCGTTCTTTGATGCCGGAAGGTTTTGAGGCACTCGGCGAGGAAGGACTGCGCGACCTGTTAGCCTACATGTCGGCGGGAGAGAACCGCTATCGTTTCGTGGACCTGTTGGGCGCTTACACTGCGGACAGCCGCAGGGGCATGTATCGCACCGTGCAATCCGACGTGGAACGGCTGCACCTTACGAAACGGGGCGCCGTGGTCGCGCACGGTATTCCCTTCCGGATCTCGGAGCCGGGCCGGCATCGACAAGGATACGACGTGGTCGTGTTGAAGGGAGGGGCGGGAAGAGAGATGTTTTCGAGAACGCTGCCGCAAAAAGTGGAGGCGAAGGTGGTATTGCCGGCGCGCCAACTGCACTTTCTGGGGGGCATTGCCGGCTGGGGATATCCGGCGATCGCAGAGAAACTTCCGGCCCTGAAAGCCAGCGTGCGGTATGCGAGCGGCAGCACGGAATCGTTCACCCTGCACAATGCGGTGGAGTTTGCGGACTACAACAAGGTTGTGGAGGTGCCGGGATCCAAGCTGGTGCGGGGATTGACGGAAGGGGATCAACTGCGGCTGCATTCGTTGAAGCTGGGACGGAACGAGGTCGTGGATTCCCTCACGCTCGAGAGTTTCAACAACGACGTGGCAGCGACGCTGGTGGCGATCACGGCGGATCTGAGCGACCAGGCTGTGCCCGGCCTTGAGGCGGTGACCCGGGGGGCGGCGGCGGCCCCTCCAGAGGCATTGAAGTGGGAAGCGGGAACCCGGGCGCTGCTGGTGGGAGGGGGCAGTTCCCATGATTTCCATCGCTTTTTCAACCTTGCGGATGTGCAGACTTTGAAGGAGGCCGGTCTGAGCGTGAATTACACGGAGCGCGCGGAGGTTACCGCCGCGGAGCTTGGGAAGGTGGAGGTGGTGGTCTTAAGCGTGAACAGCGCGGGCTGGGATTCGCCGGACGTGCGACGGGAGCTCTTCGCGTTCGCGGGCAGGGGTAAAGGGATTGTGCTGCTGCATGCGGGGGTTTGGTTGAATTATCCCCGATGGCCGGAGTACAATCGGTCGATCGTCGGAGGCGCTTCACGCGGACACGACCGGCTGGGGGAGTTCGGGGTGAAGATCCTGAACGAGGCGCATCCCATCACCCGCGGCGTCTCCAAGGAATTCAGACTGGTCGACGAACTTTATTACTTCGAACCGGATCCTCAGGGATCTCCGATCGAGATTCTGGCGGAGACCACTCCCAGCGAAAAATTCAAGAAACCACATCCGAGTGTCTGGATCGTGAAACATGATCAGGCTCGCATCGCGGGCATTGCCCTGGGACACGATGGACGGGCTCACAGCCACGAGGACTTTAAGAAACTGCTGATCAACGCGGTCCGCTGGGCGGCCAAGCGCTAGCCCGGATAATCCATACTGAGCTTGAATCCGCGACAGTACGCCGCGTGAGGGCACGCGGCCTACCATCGCGACTGCCTCCGTGTTTGTAGGCCCGGTGTCCTCACCGGGCGTCCCGTGCATGAAATTTCCGGGCTAGGCATCCCGTTGGAAAGTCCAGGGCTTGCCGAAAACGGTTTCGGCGAGCCCGCATTTGCGTTGAGCTCCGGCGATCTCCTCCTCGAGCGGGTCTCCGGTCCGGTCGGGAGTTAAAGAGACCACGATGACATCGGGGCGGGCCATGCCCCGCAGGGCGGCAACCCGAGCCAAATGCCGGCGGTCCAGTCCGTCGGCGACCCGAAGGAGGGCCGCGAGGGTGCGGACGTGGTCTTGTTGGACCGGATCGAGGCGCGCGAACGGTTCATGGTCGCGGCTCGGCTCGGCTTTGCGGTGGTAGCGGGCGATAAGGGAAAACACTTCGATTTCGAAAACGGTCCAGTGTTGCCAGGCAAATTCACGGATGAGGCGGGCGGAGGCTTTGTGATGTCCGCCGCCGTCGGGGCATTCGGACCAGCCGATGTCGTGGAGGAGTGCAGCGGCCTCGAGCCATTCGGGCGCCGCAGGTGTCAGGCGGGGGAGCGGAGGTTCGGCACGCAGGGACTGCCAGAGTTGACAGCACAAGCGAGCCACCTGCTCGACGTGGGCGGGTTCGGCTTCGCGGGCCGCCAGCAACGCGGCGACTTCCGCACGGCGGCGAGTGTCCTGGATCATCATCGGAGAAGAGCGCCGAAGCGAAGTCCGCGCGTGCTCGGACGGAGTTCCGTCACCTCGAAGGCGTCGAGAACGGCGAGCATGATGGCGGCCCCGAAGAGGATGACGTCGGCGCGATTCGGCGGGAGTCCAGGCAGGAGGCGCCGTTCGGCGAGCGAGAGCTGCCAGAGCGACGCGCAACGGGAGCGAAGGGCGGAACGCGTCAGAACACATTGCTCGATCCGATCGCGATCGAAGGACTCCAGGGAAAGCTCGAGGCACGCGAGCAGCGCCGCGGTGCCACCCGTGGCGATCCAAGGGCAGGGGCCGGAGATCGAGTCGAGTTGCGGGCGCAGCGAGGGGGCGACCTGCTTTTGCAGAAAGTGATGGAGTTGCTCCTGGCAGGCATGGAGTTCGCCGTGCGCGGGGGGATCCGAGACCACGGCGGATTCCATGGTGCGAACCGTTCCAAGCGGGAAGCTTTGCCGGTATGGGATCGATTCGGGGATGCCGAGAATGAATTCAGTGCTTCCGCCGCCGACATCGAGGATCAATCGCCGGTCAGGCAGGATGGCCGGGGAAGTGCCCACGCCCAGGAACGCCAGATCCGCCTCTTCTTCTCCGGAAAGAATTTGAACGGGGCGGCCGGTCGCCTGAAGGACCGCTTCGAGCAGGAGCTCGGGATTAAGAGCCTCCCGCACGGCGCTGGTGGCGACAAGAATGACCTCTTCGGCGTGGTGTTCGCGGGCGAGTCGGAAGAAGTCGCGGCAAGTCTGGGCGGTTGCGGCCACCGGCTCCGTTTGGAGCAGGCGATGGGTGTAGAATCCGCGGCCGAGACGCGTTTGGATTCCGCGTTCGAGGACGGGGGTGAGGCGGGAGTGAGCGCGGTCCAAGTCCGCGACGAGGAGTTTGACGGAATTGGTTCCGATGTCGATGACGGCGCGGCGCATGAGCCAGTCGAGGGGGTCGGGAAAGAGGAAGCGACCTTGAGGCGGCTGATTAGCGCGTGCGTTGCCGGGCCAGGACGGCACCGCCGGTGATTCCGGCGCCGTCGCCCAGGCTGGAGGCTTCGATGGCGATGCCCTTGCAGGTGCCAGGCATGGCATAGTCTTTGGCCGTTTCGACGATGATGGCCATCATTTCGTCCGCGAGTTGTTCGATGACGCCTCCGCCGAGGACCACGACTTCGGGATTGAGCAGGTTGATGATATTGGCGACGGCGATGCCGATGTATTCAGCCGCCTCTTCGATGACTTTCTGGACGAAGGTGTCGCCGCGTTTGAGGGCTTTGCGAAGATCGCCGCTGCGGAGGTCTTCGAGGTCGGCGCCGAGCAATTCCGTGAGCACGGTTTTCTGCCCGCCTTTGACGGCGGCTTGGATGCGACGGAAGATGGCGGACCGGCTGGCCAGGGCCTCGAAACATCCTTTGCTGCCGCAACCACATTTGGGTCCGCCCACCTCCAGCACCATGTGGCCGATTTCGCCGGCGGTGCGGTTGAACCCCGAGTAGAGTTTGCCGTCGAGAATCCAGCCTGCGCCGATGCCGGTTCCGATGAAGATGCCGAAAAGGTTCTTGGCCTTGCCTCCGTATTCGGCCTCGCTGACGCCGAGAGTGCAGATATTGCAATCGTTCTCGAGGAAAACGGGGATTTGCAGGCGCTTTTCGAGCAGCTTGGCCAAGGGGAGCTTTTCCCAGCCGAGATTGGGGGCGAAAAGGACTTCGCCTTCCTCGGGATCGACCGCACCCGGAGCTCCCAGGCCGATGCCGCGAATGTTCTTCTTTTGAAGATCGCACTCGTCGATGACGTCTTCCACGCACTTGGCGATTCGACTGATGACTTCTTCAGGGCCGCGTTCGGCCTTGGTGCTGAGCTTGGAGCGCCCCAGGCACTTGAGCTGAGGTTGGAACACGCCCGCCAGGATTTTGGTCCCGCCCAGATCGACACCGACGAAATAGTCTCCTTTGGGATTAGGGTCGGCCATGGAGGTGGGAGTTCAGGCGGCAAGGACGTCCTGGATACGAGAGCGCAATTCAACACTGATCTCTTCCGAACCTCGATGACCATCGATCATGGTAAATCCGTAGAGCGCCTGGAGTCGCTTGAACTGGTCGCGCATCAAGCCCTGGTATTTCAAGAAACTATCGAACATGTCGGTCGCCAGCCCGAGGTCCATGCCGCTTTCCCAATAAGTGAGGGCGTGATTCTTGGCGAAATTGCGCTGGACGAGTTCCTCGGGAGAGACGTTCAGGTAAAAGATTGCGTCAGGCGCGAGGGCCATGCCGTAGAGGTTCTTGAGCCAGGCTTCATCCATGCCCCGGACGAGGTCCCGCGCCATCAGGGTATAGATGTATCGGTCGGCCAGGACAACAAAGCCCGCCCGGAGGGAAGGGAGGATGACGTTCTCGAGCTGGTCTGCAAAATCGGTCGCGTAGAACAAGCTCATGGTGGTATGGCTGAGGATGTTCCCGTTCTGAGCTTGTTGCAGTTCCTCACTGACCAACGTGGATCGTTTGAGGCCGACCTGGACGGTGGCATGGCCGCAGCCTTCGAGCCAATCCACGAGGCGGGAGATCTGGGTGGATCGTCCGGATCCGTCGGCGCCTTCCACGACCACCAATTTCCCGACGAGTTCCTCCAAGTTGACCCCGGGGATGCCCTGGCCGAAAAACCGTTTGCGACTGGGGCGGGGAATGAGCACCTCGGCGGCCGGGCGCGAGGCCTTGCTCGAGACTTTGCGCGGGGCGGGGTTGGGGCGGGGCATAGGCGAGCGGGCGATCGATTATCGGCGGAAAGAGTCGAGGTCCAGGCGGTCGGAGACGAGCTTGCGCGCCAAGGCCTGCTGGGGTTCGACGGCTTGGTTGGCATCGATGATGTGAAAGCCGAATTCGGTGCTCATGGCGAGGTACTGTTCGAGCAGGCGCCCCTGAAAAATCCGAAAACTTTCGTAGGGATCCTGGGACAGGCGCAAGTCCATGCCCGCCTCGAAATATTTGAGTTCGGGGCGACCGTCCAAGATACGGCGGAGGGAGACGTTCAAATTGGCTTTGAAGAGAAAGACGATGTCGGGCAACGCGGCGAAGCTATAGAGCTCACGCACCCAACCGGGCTCGCAGCCGCGGACGACATCGCGGGCGAACGCCGTAAAAATGTAGCGGTCGCACAGAACCAAGTAACCGGCCCGGAGGAGCGGAACGACTTGCCGGTCGTAACGGTCGGCAAAGTCGGTGGCATGGATGAGGCTGAACGTGGTCGGGGTCAGCAGCTCTCGCTTCTTGCCTTTGCTCGTCGCGCTCTTGACCAAGATCGACGAGTTCCACGCCGTGAAGAATACTTTGAGGCCGCGCTGTTCAAACCAGCGTTTGAGCAGGTGGATTTGGGTGGACTTGCCGGAACCGTCGATGCCCTCGACGGCGATCAACCGGCCAGGAAAACCCAACTGGGCAAACGTCTTCATCCGATCCGATGGAGGCATGTTCAGAGCGTCCACCACCGCCACACGAGACGGAGTCGGCGGACGCGTCCAAGGTTCGAGGAGCGGTGTGGGAAAGACAATGCTTTTGTCGCGATTCAACCTCCGCGGAGACCGGCGAGAGCGGCCATCAGCGCCATGGAGACATGCACGACGAAGGCAATGAAGTTTCGGATCCAGGGAATTTGCATGACGACAATGATGATGAAGAATCCGTATTGGCTGAAGCGCAGGAAGGTTTCATCACTCATGCGAATCGCATTGCGAAGCAAGTGGGATCCATCGAGCGGAGGGACGGGAAGCAGGTTAAAAAAGCAGAGGAGGGTGCTCAGGTAGGCCATGTCCATCAGAACACTGAAGGCTTTGGGGGAACCGGCGATTTGGCTGCCTTTGGCCAGCAGCACGAGCAGGAAGGCGAGCACAAGATTCATGGCGGGCCCCGCGGCCGTGACCAGCGAGTCATGCCAGCGGGGGTTGGAAAAGGCGCTTCGATCGACGGGCACGGGCTTCGCCCATCCAAAAAAGAAGCCGACTCCGCCAGCCGAAGCGCTCAGTGCGATGGCGATCAAGGGTATGATCACGGTTCCCAGCGGATCGATATGAACCACGGGGTTGAGGGAAATACGCCCGAGATCGCGGGCCGTTCGATCACCCAGTTTCCAGGCTGTCCACGCATGCGCGAATTCATGAAAGGTCAGCAGGATGACAAAGTAGATGTAGTGGAGTAATCCGTTGACCAGTGTGTGGGTTTCCATGGGCGCGGACGGTACCCCGCACGACCCGCGGACGGTAAAGCCAAAAGTGGCGAATGCTTAGGGGGCCGGTGCCTCCCGATGTTGCCGGTGATGCAGGTAGGGCGCGTCCGTCCCGGCGCGCCGCCGGAGCATGATGTTTTGCATCCCGTGGGCGGCGGGCTGGGACAGGCCCGCCCTACCAACAACCTCTGGATGCACCCCCTATGGAGGCGGATCCGCCAGGGGATTGCGAATGCGAGGGTCGGGAAAGTGATGGAGACTTGCCCGCCGCCAGCGCCGGGGTGCGAGGCTTCGGGGCAACTGCCGTGTCCCAGGTTAACGAGAGGGGCGTGGGCGATAGGCGGATTTGACCTGAACCACATAGTCCCGCAGGGCGGCTTCAAAATCAGGCAAGTCGAAGAGCGGATGCCCAATCGCCACGAGCTGGGCACCCATGGAAGCGGCCTTGCATGCATCGGCGGGGCCAAAAGTCCCGATTCCCACGGGGACAGGAACCACTTCCAAGACTCCTTCGAGCCATTGGGTGCCGTCTCGTGAAGGATCTCGCCGCCATTGATCGGCGGCATAGTGCAGATAAATCCAATCGACACCCCAGCTGGCGCAGGCCAGGGACCTGGCGATGGGATCCTTCACGCCGATGGTATCCACGACCACCTTGATGCCCGTCGCGCGCCCTTCCTTCACCGCCGCGCGCACGGTTTCGTCCGCCGCATTGGCGCAGACGGTCATGTAGTGTCCCTTTTGTTTCTGGGTCAGGAGCACGTTCTTCCCCCCTGAATCCATCGTCTTGTAGTCCGCAAGAATCGGAAAACTTGGAAAGGCCTCGGCCAGACCAAGGATCGCGCGGGCGCCTTCGGCCACGATCAAGGGAGTTCCGGCTTCGAGGATGTCCACACCGACGCGAGCGCCGATTTCGGCCATGCGAAGGGCTTGGTCGAGGGTGGGAAAATCAAGAGCCAACTGGACCAGAGGATAGGTGGGATCGGAGGGCATAGGGTTGTCGGGACCCTATAAAGAGGCTCCCAACTTCGCCAGACTTTCCTCCATGGTCTTATCCATGGCGGCGCCGCCGCCGGTCGACGGTCGCTGCGCGGAAGCGTGCCGGATCAGACGCTCGTGGATGCTCGCTTCAGAGGCATTTTGCGAGCGCGTCGCCGCTGGCGGTGGTGAGGGCCACATAAACCTTGCCGTCGCGGGACCAGGTGGAGGTGTTCCATTCGCCCACCCGGGCGGACAAGGGGGCGGAGCCGGGATCGTCGAGGATCACGCTTCGATCGACGGCGAGCACATGGACGACCTGGCCGGTCGTGTCCGGGACGAAGCAAACCAGTGTGGCGGTGGCTCCATGCCAGGCGAAGCTCTTGCAACCATAGGTGCGGCTCGCCTCGAGGATGCTCGAGACTTGGAGTTTCAAGGCGGGTGACTTGGCCTCGAGCCAGGATTGAAGCTTGGAAAAATCCCGGTCGGCCAAGTCGAAGGTGCGATCCCACTTTTCATCCATGAAGCGGACCATGTCCTGGCGAAAGGCGGCGAAAGTTTGGGGACTGCGCGATGGGCGCGAGAGGAAGAACAGCCCGGCGCCCACAGCCAGAACGAGGAACGCGGCAGCCCACGCGAGAGCGAACCGCCGATGCCATGGCACCGGGATGCGGGACACGGCGTGCCCGGCGCGAATCCGCTCCACCAAGCCTTCGGGCATGGGAATGGATTGCAATTTGGAAGCGATGTCACGATCGAACTGCTGCAGGGAATCGAACCAGCGGGCAAGTTCGGGGTTGGTTTCGAGTTCACGACGCGCCTCGGCCAGTTTAGGGTCGGACTCGGTCGACTCGTTGGAGCGGGAGGCGTTGAGGATAAATTTGGCTTCGTCGATGTTCATGGTCAGCCCTGCGCCCGGCGGGCGGATTGAGGCAATGGGACGATTTTGCAGTGGGCTGGGGATTCGACCAGCAATTGCCGGAGTTGGTCCTTTCCCCGTGAGAGACGGGACATCACGGTGCCGGTCGGCACGTCGAGGGCTTCCGCGATTTCGCGGTAGGAAAAATCCTCGAGGTAAAACATGGCCAAAGGAACGCGGTAATGTTCATCCACGCGTTGCAGGGCGGACATCACAGTTTGGGCATCCACGTGGTTGAACATGGAGGGTTCCCATCGGGGCAAGTTCGGCCTCGATCTGCTGGTTTTCGTGATAGCTGATTCGGGAACCCTGGCGCTCACGCCGAAGGAACTCGCGGTGAAGCGTGGTGAAAAGCCAGGACTTGACGCGCGAAAGATCGCGCAATTGATGTCCTTTTGAAGCCCAGAGGTAGCACGTCTCCTGCGTCAGATCCGCCGCCACAGACTCGTTGCGGGACAAACTCAAGGCGAAACGATAGAGCGAGGGGTAAAACCGCTCGATCGAAGTGACGTCCGCCGGAGTGTCCATGCCTGGGTCAGAGGTCCCGGAGGCAGGCCTTATTCCAAAAAAACTGACGGAAAAGGCTTCAATCCGAGCCGAACGAAGTTGCCGACAAAGACTCTTTCGGAGCGTGGTGGGCGGCGTAATTCCAGAACGAACGGTCCATGGCGGCCACTTTGGGCCGAATCCAAGGGGCATGCCCGAACCAGATCGAGAGCGCTTGACTGGCCCGGTCAGGAGGAGTTTGGAGCACCGCGAATTGGTAGAGGGCGGAGACCAGACCGGAACGATCCGCGCCACCATCACAATGGATGAGGACAGGCTTGGGAACGTCCTGGAGCAGTTTCACCAGTTCGTCCATGCGCTCCCGCGACAGCTCATCACCGGACCCCATGCGCCAGTCGAAATGAGCCAGGCCGAGGCGGGACGCGGTTTGGATTTGATCTTGATACCATCGCTCGCCGGGGTTTCCGCCTCGCAGGTTGACGATGCTCCGGAACCCCCACCGCGATGAGGCGCGCTCGAGCTGGCCGGGATCGAGCTGGCCTGACCGATACGCCAAGCCTTCCCGGATCACGTGGAGATTTCCGGTTTGGACGGCGTAAGCGGCATAGCCTCCCACAGCGGCAAGAAAGGCCAGGAGTAACGCCAAGGCCGCCTGTTTGCGGAAAAACCGGCGGATCAAGGCCACGCCCAGGAACCGAGATGGGCCGGAAGTCACGGGAGAGTCCGGCCGGGAAAGTCCCCGCCAGCCCGGGATCGGATCACGACGCGAGGACGCGGTGCCCGGAAGGGGGGAGTGGCCGCAAGGCAAAACCTCGGGATGACATTCTGGATCCACGTTCTTCATCACGCGCAGGAAGGATAGCTGCGTCACGAGCTGAATGCCACGCGGAAGTTTGTGAAAAACGCTTGAAAACGAGGAAACACCCATGGGTTCACCGCCAAAGTGCCGCGGGAACAAACCGTGGCCGCCGTGATGAAAGATTGGGATCGCAATCCTTTCGATTCGAAATCCCGCGGGAGGTTTGCACTCTGTCCGCTTCGGCGTTAGGTTGGGGTCATGGCGGAGCCCAAGAAAAAGCAAGGCGCCCCCTCCGGTTCGGCGTCGCCGACCCTCGAGGAATTGGAGAAGCTCTCCACGTTGCAACTCCTGGATTGGCTGGCAATGCGGGGCGGAGGCCGCGCCTGGTCCCCTTCCGAGTATGCCTTCGTCCGGGACCGCATCGCGGGTTTGGAGGAAATGAACGATCAAGCCAGGCAGGCGATCGAGAAACTGGACGCGGCGGTCGATCAGCTCAGAGCCCCCGCTCTCCGCGCGGGCACATTCCTCGAGAGTTTGGGACCGAAAGAAGCCCTGGTCTGCGTCGGAGGATCTGATTACCTCTGCCAAGTGGATCCAGACATCGCCGCCCAGGGACTGCAAATCGGGGAGCGCGTGCTCTGCAATCAAGCTTTTGCGGTGGTGCGAGCCCTGGGATTTGACCGTTCGGGCCCGATCGTTCGCGTGGAGGACGTGCTCTCGGACGGACGCCTCCGCATTGGCCAGGACGCGACCGGCCCGCAGACCGTGGTGGTGAGATCCGCGCTGTTATCCAAGGACAAGATCAAGCCGGGCGTGGAGATCCGGCTGGATCCGTTTCAACGGGTGGCGTTGGAGGTGGTGGGCGTCTCGAAGCGGATTCATCGCGTGCTGGAGTCTGTTCCGGAAATTCCCTGGAGCGCGATCGGCGGGCAGGAGGAAGCGGTTTCGGCCATTCGGGACGCGATGGAAATGCCGTTCCTGCACCGCGATTTGTTCAAGGCGTTCGACCACGCGGTTCCGAAGGGCTTTCTCCTCTATGGACCTCCCGGCTGCGGCAAGACGCTTTTGGGGAAGGCGGCGGCCTACAATCTGCGCCGCCAGCATCAAGCGAGAACGGGGCAGGATCGACCCGAATTTTTTCTGCATATCAAGGGCCCGGAGATCCTGAACATGTGGGTGGGGGAGTCCGAACGGCAAGTGAGGGATCTCTTCGCTCAGTGCCGGGAGAAAGCGCGGGAGGGTGCGCTCGCGTTCTTGTTCATCGACGAAGCCGAGTCGCTGCTGGGCACGCGGCACGGCGGCCGTTTTCATCACATGTCCAGCACCATGGTCCCGATGTTCTGCGCGGAAATGGACGGCCTGGAACCGTTGCAGAATGTGGTCGTGATGCTGGCTTCGAACCGGGCGGATCTCATCGACCCGGCCATTCTGCGACCGGGCCGGGTCGACCGGAAGATTCGCGTGCGGCGGCCGGACGAGGCCGGCGCTCGGGCTATTTATGCGCTCTACCTCAAGGAGGGCTTGCCGCTGGCCGAGCCGAGGGAGGTCCTGGCCGCGGCGGCGGCGGAGTGCCAGTTCGCGCGGACGGAAAGCCGTGAATTCCTTGAGGTGACTTATCGCAGCGGACGGCGTGACGTGTTGTATCAGGGAGACCTGGCCAGCGGCGCCATCATTGCGGCCATCGTCGAGCGAGCCAAAGGCGCGGCCATCAAGCGCTCCGTGGAACTCGGTGTCGTGTCTCCTTTGACCCGGGAAGATCTGCTGCAAAGCCTCGACCGCGAGTATGGTGAGAACGATTTGTTCCCCGCGAACGATCTGACGGAGGACTGGCTGAAATTGACTGATTTCGACCCTCACAACGTGGTGAGGCTGGGTCCGGTGCGCCCACGCGGAGCAACCGAGCTTACGGTCAGCGTGGTGTGAGGGAGTCTTCATGGAGTCGCCCATCCCGATCCTGATCGGAGTGGAAACGGAGTACGGGATCCATGTCGAGCGCTCCGAAGGAGAGGGCGAGCCCGATGTGGTGGCGGATTCGATCGCGCTGGTGCGCTGCGCGTCCGAACCCGGGGTCTGGATGGTGTGGGATTATTCGGCGGAGGATCCGCACCGGGATGCGCGAGGGTTTCACGTCGA containing:
- a CDS encoding AAA family ATPase; this encodes MAEPKKKQGAPSGSASPTLEELEKLSTLQLLDWLAMRGGGRAWSPSEYAFVRDRIAGLEEMNDQARQAIEKLDAAVDQLRAPALRAGTFLESLGPKEALVCVGGSDYLCQVDPDIAAQGLQIGERVLCNQAFAVVRALGFDRSGPIVRVEDVLSDGRLRIGQDATGPQTVVVRSALLSKDKIKPGVEIRLDPFQRVALEVVGVSKRIHRVLESVPEIPWSAIGGQEEAVSAIRDAMEMPFLHRDLFKAFDHAVPKGFLLYGPPGCGKTLLGKAAAYNLRRQHQARTGQDRPEFFLHIKGPEILNMWVGESERQVRDLFAQCREKAREGALAFLFIDEAESLLGTRHGGRFHHMSSTMVPMFCAEMDGLEPLQNVVVMLASNRADLIDPAILRPGRVDRKIRVRRPDEAGARAIYALYLKEGLPLAEPREVLAAAAAECQFARTESREFLEVTYRSGRRDVLYQGDLASGAIIAAIVERAKGAAIKRSVELGVVSPLTREDLLQSLDREYGENDLFPANDLTEDWLKLTDFDPHNVVRLGPVRPRGATELTVSVV
- a CDS encoding thymidylate kinase: MKTFAQLGFPGRLIAVEGIDGSGKSTQIHLLKRWFEQRGLKVFFTAWNSSILVKSATSKGKKRELLTPTTFSLIHATDFADRYDRQVVPLLRAGYLVLCDRYIFTAFARDVVRGCEPGWVRELYSFAALPDIVFLFKANLNVSLRRILDGRPELKYFEAGMDLRLSQDPYESFRIFQGRLLEQYLAMSTEFGFHIIDANQAVEPQQALARKLVSDRLDLDSFRR
- a CDS encoding DUF3379 domain-containing protein translates to MNIDEAKFILNASRSNESTESDPKLAEARRELETNPELARWFDSLQQFDRDIASKLQSIPMPEGLVERIRAGHAVSRIPVPWHRRFALAWAAAFLVLAVGAGLFFLSRPSRSPQTFAAFRQDMVRFMDEKWDRTFDLADRDFSKLQSWLEAKSPALKLQVSSILEASRTYGCKSFAWHGATATLVCFVPDTTGQVVHVLAVDRSVILDDPGSAPLSARVGEWNTSTWSRDGKVYVALTTASGDALAKCL
- a CDS encoding site-2 protease family protein; this translates as METHTLVNGLLHYIYFVILLTFHEFAHAWTAWKLGDRTARDLGRISLNPVVHIDPLGTVIIPLIAIALSASAGGVGFFFGWAKPVPVDRSAFSNPRWHDSLVTAAGPAMNLVLAFLLVLLAKGSQIAGSPKAFSVLMDMAYLSTLLCFFNLLPVPPLDGSHLLRNAIRMSDETFLRFSQYGFFIIIVVMQIPWIRNFIAFVVHVSMALMAALAGLRGG
- a CDS encoding ROK family protein, coding for MADPNPKGDYFVGVDLGGTKILAGVFQPQLKCLGRSKLSTKAERGPEEVISRIAKCVEDVIDECDLQKKNIRGIGLGAPGAVDPEEGEVLFAPNLGWEKLPLAKLLEKRLQIPVFLENDCNICTLGVSEAEYGGKAKNLFGIFIGTGIGAGWILDGKLYSGFNRTAGEIGHMVLEVGGPKCGCGSKGCFEALASRSAIFRRIQAAVKGGQKTVLTELLGADLEDLRSGDLRKALKRGDTFVQKVIEEAAEYIGIAVANIINLLNPEVVVLGGGVIEQLADEMMAIIVETAKDYAMPGTCKGIAIEASSLGDGAGITGGAVLARQRTR
- a CDS encoding thymidylate kinase; the protein is MPRPNPAPRKVSSKASRPAAEVLIPRPSRKRFFGQGIPGVNLEELVGKLVVVEGADGSGRSTQISRLVDWLEGCGHATVQVGLKRSTLVSEELQQAQNGNILSHTTMSLFYATDFADQLENVILPSLRAGFVVLADRYIYTLMARDLVRGMDEAWLKNLYGMALAPDAIFYLNVSPEELVQRNFAKNHALTYWESGMDLGLATDMFDSFLKYQGLMRDQFKRLQALYGFTMIDGHRGSEEISVELRSRIQDVLAA
- a CDS encoding HD domain-containing protein, with product MMIQDTRRRAEVAALLAAREAEPAHVEQVARLCCQLWQSLRAEPPLPRLTPAAPEWLEAAALLHDIGWSECPDGGGHHKASARLIREFAWQHWTVFEIEVFSLIARYHRKAEPSRDHEPFARLDPVQQDHVRTLAALLRVADGLDRRHLARVAALRGMARPDVIVVSLTPDRTGDPLEEEIAGAQRKCGLAETVFGKPWTFQRDA